The following proteins are encoded in a genomic region of Bradyrhizobium sp. SK17:
- a CDS encoding ABC transporter ATP-binding protein gives MLRVTGLTKSYRSAGEDVAVLRGVDLTVTTGESVALSGESGSGKSTLLHLIAGLDAADGGEIKLADIVVSGLNDAGRAELRRDRLGLVFQQFNLIPSLTVSDNLVFQSRIAGRHDAAWHDELVERLGLKNLLRRYPEQLSGGQQQRVAIGRALAPKPLLLLADEPTGNLDEDTADEVLHLARDLVVRTGCGFLMVTHSARLAATLDRQVTLHAGRLA, from the coding sequence CTGCTTCGCGTCACCGGCCTGACCAAGAGTTACCGCTCCGCCGGCGAAGACGTCGCCGTGCTACGCGGCGTCGACCTCACCGTGACGACCGGGGAGAGCGTCGCGCTATCGGGCGAGTCCGGCAGCGGCAAGAGCACGCTGCTGCATCTGATCGCGGGGCTCGATGCCGCCGATGGCGGCGAAATCAAGCTCGCGGATATCGTTGTCTCCGGGCTCAACGATGCCGGCCGCGCCGAGCTGCGCCGCGACCGGCTCGGCCTCGTGTTCCAGCAATTCAACCTGATCCCGAGCCTGACGGTATCAGACAATCTCGTGTTCCAGTCGCGCATCGCCGGCCGGCACGATGCGGCCTGGCATGACGAGCTGGTCGAGCGTCTCGGCCTGAAGAACCTGCTCAGGCGCTATCCGGAGCAATTGTCCGGCGGCCAGCAGCAGCGCGTCGCGATCGGCCGCGCGCTGGCGCCGAAGCCGCTGTTGCTGCTCGCCGATGAGCCGACCGGCAATCTCGACGAGGACACCGCCGACGAGGTGCTGCATCTGGCGCGCGATCTGGTCGTTCGCACCGGCTGCGGCTTCCTGATGGTCACCCACAGCGCGCGGCTCGCCGCGACGCTCGACCGCCAGGTCACGCTGCATGCGGGACGACTGGCATGA
- a CDS encoding efflux RND transporter permease subunit, with translation MNLGRLSINQPILAMVLSIVLLIVGAIAYPTLPVSEYPQVVPPTVTVTTQYPGASAQTVSDTVAAPIEQEINGVEDMLYLYSQATSNGQLTITATFKLGTDLDKAQVLVQNRVAIAQPRLPEEVQRNGVVTRKNSPDILMVVFMLSPDDSFDQLYISNYALLQVRDQLLRLDGVGDIQMFGARDYSMRLWLDPDRIANLGLTSAEVLAAIRAQNLQIAGGQIAEPPIADRAFQPNLVFTGRLKDIRQFEDIVVKAGSDGRTVRLRDVARVELGALSYATNSFLLRKSAVALLVTQRPGSNALATAKNITDTMAQLKTTFPKGLDYNIGYNPTEFIAQSVHELIKTIYEAMALVVIVVLVFLQGWRPAIIPIIAIPVSLVGTFAVMAALGFSINNLTLFGLVLAVGIVVDDAIVVVENVERHLEHGMSRREAALKTMEEVGGALVSIALVLCAVFVPTAFLGGISGQFFQQFAVTIAVATAISCFCSLTLSPALASQILVPHEEKRPPARWNIIARGWDSFTALFNRVFDRLAHGYAAVADFVIRHTVVMLAVYLALIGSAGWLLATTSQGFIPAQDRGYVIISAQLPGAASLARTTAVVREIERIALDTPGIVRVAAFAGFSGATRTQAGNAAALFPVFDEPEARLKKGLTANAITAELRKRLSVIQGAFIIVIPPPAVPGIGTGGGFTIRVQDRQGRGPELLAAATDELVLAARKSPNLTSVFSPYSANTPQLFVDIDRVKAQKLGVPIANVTDTIETYFGSTYVNDFNLFGRTYHVTAQADLPFRKETTDLARLRTRNANGDMVMLGSIVDFKDISGPDRVARYNLYSSSELQGEPAPGVSSTTALDTIKKLADETLPSGFSFEWTDLSYQQVNGANAGLYVFPICVLFVYLVLAAQYGSWTLPFAVILIVPMCLFAATIGVRIMGQDVNILTQIGFVVLVGLAAKNAILIVEFARDIELEGRPRLEAVIEACRLRLRPILMTSFAFILGVLPLVVSTGSGSEMRQAVGVAVFFGMLGVTLFGLVFTPIFYMVVRNLAEGKNEGKPKETAAAAAG, from the coding sequence ATGAATCTCGGCAGGCTCTCCATCAACCAGCCCATCCTCGCGATGGTGCTGTCGATCGTGCTGCTGATCGTCGGCGCGATTGCCTATCCGACGCTGCCGGTCTCGGAATATCCGCAGGTAGTGCCGCCGACCGTCACGGTCACGACGCAATATCCGGGCGCGTCGGCGCAGACGGTGTCCGACACCGTCGCAGCTCCGATCGAGCAGGAGATCAACGGCGTCGAGGACATGCTGTATCTCTACAGCCAGGCGACCTCGAACGGCCAGCTCACCATCACCGCCACCTTCAAGCTCGGCACCGACCTCGACAAGGCCCAGGTGCTGGTGCAGAACCGGGTCGCGATCGCGCAGCCGCGGCTGCCTGAGGAAGTGCAGCGCAACGGCGTCGTCACCCGCAAGAACTCGCCCGACATCCTGATGGTCGTGTTCATGCTGTCGCCCGACGACAGTTTCGACCAGCTCTACATCTCCAACTACGCGCTGCTCCAGGTCCGCGACCAGCTGCTGCGGCTCGACGGCGTCGGCGACATCCAGATGTTCGGCGCGCGCGATTACTCGATGCGGCTGTGGCTCGATCCCGACCGGATCGCCAATCTCGGCCTGACCTCGGCGGAGGTGCTGGCCGCGATCCGGGCGCAGAACCTGCAGATCGCGGGCGGCCAGATCGCCGAACCGCCGATCGCCGACCGCGCGTTCCAGCCGAACCTCGTGTTCACCGGCCGCCTCAAGGACATCAGGCAGTTCGAGGACATCGTGGTGAAGGCCGGTTCCGACGGCCGCACCGTGCGGTTGCGCGACGTCGCCCGCGTCGAGCTCGGCGCGCTGTCCTACGCCACCAACAGCTTCCTGCTGCGCAAGTCGGCCGTCGCCCTGCTGGTGACGCAGCGGCCGGGATCGAACGCGCTCGCCACCGCCAAGAACATCACCGATACGATGGCGCAGCTCAAGACGACCTTCCCGAAGGGGCTCGACTACAATATCGGCTACAACCCGACCGAATTCATCGCCCAATCGGTCCATGAGCTGATCAAGACCATCTACGAGGCGATGGCGCTGGTCGTCATCGTGGTCCTGGTGTTCCTGCAAGGCTGGCGGCCGGCGATCATCCCGATCATCGCGATCCCGGTGTCGCTGGTCGGCACCTTCGCGGTGATGGCCGCGCTCGGCTTCTCGATCAACAACCTGACGCTGTTCGGACTGGTGCTCGCGGTCGGCATCGTGGTCGACGACGCCATCGTGGTGGTCGAGAATGTCGAGCGGCATCTCGAGCACGGCATGTCGAGGCGCGAGGCGGCGCTCAAGACCATGGAGGAGGTCGGTGGCGCGCTGGTCTCGATCGCGCTGGTGCTATGCGCGGTGTTCGTGCCGACCGCGTTCCTCGGCGGCATTTCCGGGCAGTTCTTCCAGCAATTCGCGGTGACCATCGCGGTCGCGACCGCGATATCCTGCTTCTGCTCGTTGACGCTGTCGCCGGCGCTGGCCTCGCAGATCCTGGTGCCGCATGAGGAGAAGCGGCCGCCGGCGCGCTGGAACATCATCGCGCGGGGCTGGGACAGCTTCACCGCGCTGTTCAACCGGGTGTTCGACCGGCTGGCCCACGGCTATGCCGCGGTGGCCGATTTCGTGATCCGGCACACCGTGGTGATGCTCGCGGTCTATCTCGCGCTGATCGGCAGCGCCGGCTGGCTGCTTGCGACCACCTCGCAGGGCTTCATCCCGGCGCAGGATCGCGGCTACGTCATCATCTCGGCGCAGCTGCCGGGTGCCGCGTCGCTGGCGCGGACCACGGCTGTGGTGCGCGAGATCGAGCGGATCGCGCTGGATACGCCCGGCATCGTCCGCGTCGCCGCGTTCGCCGGCTTCTCCGGCGCGACGCGCACCCAGGCCGGCAATGCTGCCGCGCTGTTCCCGGTGTTCGACGAGCCCGAGGCGCGGCTGAAGAAGGGGCTGACGGCGAACGCCATCACCGCCGAGTTGCGCAAGCGGCTGTCGGTGATCCAGGGCGCCTTCATCATCGTGATTCCGCCGCCGGCCGTGCCCGGCATCGGCACCGGTGGCGGCTTCACTATCCGCGTCCAGGACCGCCAGGGGCGTGGCCCCGAACTGCTGGCGGCCGCGACCGACGAACTGGTGCTGGCGGCGCGCAAGTCGCCGAACCTGACATCGGTGTTCTCGCCATACTCGGCGAACACGCCGCAGCTGTTCGTCGACATCGATCGCGTCAAGGCGCAGAAGCTCGGCGTTCCCATCGCCAACGTCACCGACACGATCGAGACCTATTTCGGCTCGACCTATGTCAACGACTTCAACCTGTTCGGGCGCACCTACCACGTCACGGCGCAGGCCGACCTGCCGTTCCGCAAGGAGACCACCGATCTTGCGCGGCTGCGGACCCGCAACGCCAATGGCGACATGGTGATGCTCGGCAGCATCGTCGACTTCAAGGACATTTCGGGCCCCGACCGGGTCGCGCGCTACAATCTGTATTCGTCGTCCGAATTGCAGGGCGAGCCGGCGCCGGGCGTCAGCTCGACGACGGCGCTCGACACCATCAAGAAGCTCGCCGACGAGACGCTGCCGTCGGGCTTCTCGTTCGAATGGACCGACCTGTCCTACCAGCAGGTCAACGGCGCCAATGCCGGCCTCTACGTGTTCCCGATCTGCGTGCTGTTCGTCTACCTGGTTCTGGCCGCGCAATATGGCAGCTGGACCCTGCCGTTCGCGGTGATCCTGATCGTGCCGATGTGCCTGTTCGCGGCCACCATCGGCGTGCGCATCATGGGCCAGGACGTCAACATCCTGACCCAGATCGGCTTCGTGGTGCTGGTCGGCCTTGCGGCCAAGAACGCGATCCTGATCGTCGAGTTCGCACGCGACATCGAGCTCGAGGGCCGGCCGCGGCTGGAGGCCGTGATCGAGGCCTGCCGGCTGCGCCTGCGGCCGATCCTGATGACGTCGTTCGCCTTCATCCTCGGCGTGCTGCCGCTGGTGGTGTCGACCGGCTCGGGCTCGGAAATGCGCCAGGCGGTCGGCGTTGCCGTGTTCTTCGGCATGCTCGGCGTCACCCTGTTCGGCCTGGTGTTCACCCCGATCTTCTACATGGTGGTGCGCAACCTCGCGGAAGGAAAGAACGAGGGTAAGCCGAAGGAGACGGCGGCGGCGGCGGCGGGGTGA
- a CDS encoding MAPEG family protein: MYPYTAIVTCLAVAFYFFTSTQVARARVRYGVKLPAISGHPDFERIFRIQMNTLEWMPIFLPSLWLFAIYIGDAAAAIVGAIWVIGRIVYFIGYREAVAKRSPGFAIQALASVVLWVGAIGGAVWRLVH; encoded by the coding sequence ATGTACCCCTACACGGCCATCGTCACCTGCCTTGCGGTCGCGTTCTATTTCTTCACCTCGACGCAGGTCGCGCGCGCCCGCGTCCGCTACGGCGTCAAGCTTCCGGCGATTTCAGGCCATCCGGATTTCGAGCGCATCTTCCGGATCCAGATGAACACGCTGGAATGGATGCCGATCTTCCTGCCGTCGCTCTGGCTGTTCGCGATCTATATCGGCGATGCCGCGGCCGCCATCGTCGGCGCGATCTGGGTGATCGGCCGCATCGTCTACTTCATCGGCTATCGCGAGGCGGTGGCGAAACGCAGCCCCGGCTTCGCCATCCAGGCGCTGGCGTCCGTCGTCCTGTGGGTCGGCGCGATCGGCGGCGCGGTGTGGCGGCTGGTGCATTGA
- a CDS encoding class I SAM-dependent methyltransferase, which yields MNRLILRAAACAALVSTALLAMPVRAQDAASPDYAAIVAAPDRSDADRQVDQRRQPARMLAFAGVKPGMTILDMAASAGYSTELLARTVAPSGKVYAQDSAAVLERFVKDRFDTRAKSPAMKNVVHVVRDYDDPIPPDLKNLDMITFFFFYHDITYLPVDRAAMNKKMFAALKPGGYLIIADHSAKPGDGTSVAKTLHRIEESTLKQEIEAAGFKLVAEGDFLHHAEDPKDIPVFKAPVPIDEFVLKYQKPQ from the coding sequence ATGAACAGATTGATCCTTCGCGCGGCCGCTTGCGCCGCACTCGTGTCCACCGCACTGCTCGCAATGCCCGTCCGTGCGCAAGACGCGGCAAGCCCCGACTATGCGGCGATCGTCGCCGCGCCCGATCGCAGCGATGCCGATCGCCAGGTCGACCAGCGCCGCCAGCCGGCCAGGATGCTGGCCTTTGCCGGCGTCAAGCCGGGCATGACGATCCTCGACATGGCGGCGAGCGCCGGCTACAGCACCGAATTGCTGGCGCGCACGGTTGCCCCGTCAGGCAAGGTCTATGCGCAGGATTCGGCCGCCGTGCTCGAGCGCTTCGTCAAGGACAGGTTCGACACCCGCGCGAAGTCGCCGGCGATGAAGAACGTGGTGCATGTGGTGCGGGACTATGACGATCCGATCCCGCCCGATCTCAAGAACCTCGACATGATCACCTTCTTCTTTTTCTATCACGACATCACCTACCTGCCGGTCGATCGCGCCGCGATGAACAAGAAGATGTTCGCCGCGCTCAAGCCGGGCGGCTACCTCATCATCGCGGACCATTCGGCCAAGCCGGGCGACGGCACCAGCGTCGCCAAGACGTTGCACCGGATCGAGGAGAGCACACTGAAGCAGGAGATCGAGGCCGCCGGTTTCAAGCTGGTCGCCGAGGGCGATTTCCTGCATCATGCGGAGGACCCGAAGGACATTCCCGTCTTCAAGGCACCGGTGCCGATCGACGAGTTCGTCCTGAAATACCAGAAGCCGCAATGA
- a CDS encoding lipocalin-like domain-containing protein, whose product MSASGTITRRAFAGGALALALGGKSLAQGFAGLGENAEGFAAVTPGKPFAFPADHGPHPDFRIEWWYVTANLSDASGAAYGAQWTLFRQAMKPGGPSEGWASQQLWMGHAAVTSAATHRFSETFARGGVGQAGVEATPFHAWIDAWEIRGLDGFDAQRVAPLELKASAADFSATLHLEADRALVLQGDHGYSRKSDRGQASYYYSQPFYRASGRIVIDDRPVDVTGVAWMDREWSSQPLAADQTGWDWFSLHLPGDEKLMLYRLRQKDGRENLFGNWITPDGSSAEIAAAGNSLTPTAITEIGDRKLPTSWRITLPARGLAIETMPLNPRSWMGTSFPYWEGPIRFSGSHAGIGYLEMTGY is encoded by the coding sequence ATGAGCGCTAGCGGCACGATCACGCGTCGCGCGTTTGCCGGCGGTGCGTTGGCGCTGGCGCTTGGCGGCAAGAGCCTTGCCCAGGGCTTTGCCGGGCTCGGCGAGAATGCCGAAGGTTTTGCCGCCGTCACGCCGGGCAAGCCGTTCGCCTTCCCCGCCGATCACGGCCCACATCCGGACTTCCGGATCGAGTGGTGGTACGTGACGGCAAACCTGTCGGATGCCAGCGGCGCGGCCTATGGCGCGCAATGGACGCTGTTCCGCCAGGCGATGAAGCCGGGCGGTCCCAGCGAGGGCTGGGCCAGCCAACAGCTCTGGATGGGCCACGCGGCGGTGACCAGCGCCGCTACGCATCGCTTCAGCGAGACCTTCGCGCGCGGCGGCGTCGGGCAGGCCGGTGTCGAAGCCACGCCGTTCCATGCCTGGATCGACGCCTGGGAGATCCGCGGGCTCGATGGATTCGACGCGCAGCGCGTCGCGCCGCTCGAGCTCAAGGCCTCCGCCGCCGATTTCAGCGCCACGCTCCACCTCGAAGCCGACCGCGCATTGGTGCTGCAAGGCGACCACGGTTACAGCCGCAAATCGGATCGCGGACAGGCCTCTTATTATTACAGCCAGCCGTTCTACCGGGCGTCCGGCCGCATCGTGATCGACGATAGGCCGGTCGACGTCACGGGCGTGGCCTGGATGGATCGCGAATGGAGCAGCCAGCCATTGGCGGCAGATCAAACCGGCTGGGACTGGTTCTCGCTGCATCTGCCGGGCGACGAGAAGCTGATGCTGTACCGGCTGCGCCAGAAGGACGGCCGCGAAAACCTGTTCGGCAACTGGATCACGCCGGACGGCAGCTCGGCCGAGATCGCGGCCGCCGGCAACAGCCTCACGCCAACCGCGATCACGGAGATCGGCGACCGCAAGCTGCCGACATCATGGCGCATCACCCTGCCCGCGCGCGGCCTCGCCATCGAAACCATGCCGCTCAATCCGCGAAGCTGGATGGGGACCAGCTTCCCCTACTGGGAAGGCCCGATCCGCTTTTCCGGCAGCCACGCCGGAATCGGCTATCTTGAGATGACGGGATATTAG
- a CDS encoding ABC transporter substrate-binding protein, which yields MKSGFLAAVAACSLMLAAPAMAQGVKIGILNDQSGVYADYGGKYSVEAAKMAIEDFGGEVLGQKVEMVTADHQNKPDLATSIARRWYDADGVDMITELTTSSVALAVQELSKEKKKIDIVVGAATSAITGASCTPYGFHWAFDTHALAVGTGGALVKAGGDSWFFLTADYAFGYALEKDTSEIVTAAGGKVLGSVRVPLNSSDFSSFLLQAQSSKAKVIGLANAGQDTTNSIKQAAEFGIVRGGQKLAGLLMTLAEVNGLGLEAAQGLVLTEGFYWDHDDKSRAFSERFFKRTGRMPSMIHAGTYSATLSYLKAVKAAGTKDSDAVAKKLKELPVDDAFAQGKVQENGRMVHDMYLFEVKKPSESKKPWDYYKQLAVVPGDQAFPRAKDSGCPLTK from the coding sequence ATGAAGTCGGGATTTTTGGCCGCGGTCGCGGCATGCAGCCTGATGCTTGCGGCGCCGGCGATGGCCCAGGGCGTCAAGATCGGCATCCTGAACGACCAGTCGGGCGTCTACGCGGATTACGGTGGAAAGTACTCGGTCGAAGCCGCCAAGATGGCGATCGAGGATTTCGGCGGCGAGGTGCTCGGCCAGAAGGTCGAGATGGTCACCGCCGATCACCAGAACAAGCCCGATCTCGCAACCTCGATCGCGCGGCGCTGGTATGACGCCGATGGCGTCGACATGATCACCGAGCTGACGACCTCGTCGGTCGCGCTCGCGGTGCAGGAGCTCTCGAAGGAAAAGAAGAAGATCGACATCGTGGTCGGGGCCGCGACCTCGGCGATCACGGGCGCGTCCTGCACGCCCTATGGCTTCCACTGGGCGTTCGACACCCATGCGCTCGCGGTCGGCACCGGCGGCGCACTGGTGAAGGCCGGTGGCGACAGCTGGTTCTTCCTCACCGCCGACTACGCGTTCGGCTACGCGCTGGAAAAGGACACCAGTGAGATCGTCACCGCCGCCGGCGGCAAGGTGCTGGGCTCGGTCCGGGTGCCGTTGAACTCGTCGGACTTCTCCTCCTTCCTGTTGCAGGCGCAGAGCTCGAAGGCGAAGGTCATCGGCCTCGCCAATGCCGGCCAGGACACCACCAACTCAATCAAGCAGGCCGCCGAGTTCGGCATCGTCAGGGGTGGCCAGAAGCTCGCCGGGTTGTTGATGACGCTCGCCGAGGTCAACGGTCTCGGGCTCGAGGCCGCGCAGGGCCTGGTGCTGACCGAGGGGTTCTACTGGGATCATGACGACAAGAGCCGCGCCTTCTCCGAGCGCTTCTTCAAGCGCACCGGACGGATGCCGAGCATGATCCACGCCGGCACCTATTCGGCGACCTTGAGCTATCTGAAGGCGGTGAAGGCCGCCGGCACCAAGGATTCGGATGCGGTCGCCAAGAAGCTGAAGGAACTGCCGGTCGACGACGCCTTTGCCCAGGGCAAGGTGCAGGAGAACGGCCGCATGGTCCACGACATGTATCTGTTCGAGGTCAAGAAGCCCTCGGAATCGAAGAAGCCGTGGGACTATTACAAGCAACTCGCCGTGGTGCCCGGCGACCAGGCCTTCCCGCGGGCCAAGGACTCGGGGTGCCCGCTGACCAAGTGA
- a CDS encoding FtsX-like permease family protein, giving the protein MRRAIWILAVLLSHWRRHPMQLATLLIGLISATALWSGVQALNQQARIAYDRAAATFGGSRTAMLVGRDSATFPQRLFVDLRRAGWPVSPMLEGRVQIDGRSFRLLGVEPVTLPSEVGTAPAVSRGSLQAFVTPPGETLVAPETLRDLGLKEGERPQASGVTLPPLRVQAELAPGALVVDIGIAQDILKLPGQVSRLLVGKSKGKSMAPHATLQSVAGEKLRLVEPSAESDLERLTDSFHLNLTAFGLLSFFVGLFIVNSAIGLAFEQRLPMLRTLRACGVSARMLNTVLVIELLSLALVAGLIGLVCGYFIAASLLPDVAASLRGLYGAQIPGQLSLKPVWWLAGVAISILGALAAVAASLIKAVRMPVLATAQPQAWQQAQRRWLMFQSAAAVAVFAVAAALIRFGDSLIAGFAVLAALMLGAALILPMVLQIALAIGQRSARAPVGIWFWADSRQQLSGLSLALMALLLALAVNVGVGTMVDSFSRTFLVWLDGRLAADVYISAASDTQAKEIKAWLRDRPEIEAILPGGRADTQFGGAPIEVLGLPDHSTYRDNWPLLESTANAWVRLRPGDTCLVSEQLARRMKLGLGDHIDVPAPGGNWPLEIVGIYADYGNPKGQIAVNFAALTRRFPQTPQTRLGLRVAPDRIAPLITALQEKFGLDDRSVADQATMKRESKRIFNRTFSVTAALNAFTLGVAGIALLTSLLTLANSRLPQLAPLWAIGLTRRRLAALELLKTMAVALITALFALPLGLLVAWCLLAIVNVKAFGWRLPFHVFPLQLIELLAVAMAAALCAAALPVARLARMQPASLIRIFVNER; this is encoded by the coding sequence ATGAGGCGTGCAATCTGGATCCTCGCCGTGCTGCTCAGCCACTGGCGACGGCATCCGATGCAGCTTGCGACGCTGCTGATCGGGCTGATCTCGGCAACCGCGCTGTGGAGCGGCGTGCAGGCGCTGAACCAGCAAGCCCGCATCGCCTATGACCGCGCCGCCGCGACCTTCGGCGGCTCGCGCACCGCCATGCTGGTGGGCCGCGACAGCGCGACCTTCCCGCAACGACTGTTCGTCGACCTGCGTCGCGCGGGCTGGCCGGTGTCGCCGATGCTGGAGGGCCGGGTCCAGATCGACGGCCGCAGCTTCCGCCTGCTCGGCGTCGAGCCGGTGACATTGCCCTCCGAGGTCGGCACCGCGCCGGCGGTCAGCCGCGGCAGCCTGCAAGCCTTCGTCACGCCGCCCGGCGAAACGCTGGTGGCACCGGAGACGCTGCGCGATCTCGGCCTCAAGGAGGGCGAGCGGCCGCAAGCCAGCGGCGTCACCCTGCCGCCGCTGCGCGTCCAGGCCGAGCTCGCGCCTGGCGCGCTGGTGGTCGATATCGGCATCGCGCAGGATATCCTGAAGCTGCCCGGCCAGGTGTCCCGTCTGCTCGTCGGCAAGTCCAAAGGCAAATCCATGGCGCCGCACGCCACGCTGCAAAGCGTGGCAGGCGAAAAGCTCCGCCTCGTCGAGCCGAGTGCCGAGAGCGACCTCGAACGGCTGACCGACAGCTTCCATCTCAACCTCACCGCGTTCGGCCTGCTGTCGTTCTTCGTCGGCCTGTTCATCGTCAATTCGGCGATCGGGCTTGCCTTCGAGCAGCGGCTGCCGATGCTGCGGACGTTGCGCGCCTGCGGCGTCTCGGCCCGGATGCTCAACACCGTGCTGGTGATCGAACTGCTATCGCTGGCGCTGGTCGCCGGCCTGATCGGCCTGGTCTGCGGCTACTTCATCGCGGCGTCGTTGCTGCCGGACGTCGCGGCGTCGCTGCGCGGGCTCTATGGCGCGCAGATTCCGGGACAGCTTTCGCTCAAGCCGGTGTGGTGGCTCGCCGGCGTCGCCATCAGCATCCTGGGCGCGCTGGCCGCCGTGGCCGCGAGTCTGATCAAGGCAGTCCGGATGCCGGTGCTGGCGACCGCGCAGCCGCAGGCCTGGCAGCAGGCGCAGCGGCGCTGGCTGATGTTCCAGAGCGCAGCGGCAGTTGCGGTGTTCGCGGTTGCCGCCGCGCTCATTCGATTCGGCGATTCCCTGATCGCGGGCTTTGCCGTGCTCGCTGCGCTGATGCTCGGCGCGGCATTGATCCTGCCGATGGTACTGCAAATCGCGCTCGCGATCGGGCAGCGCAGCGCGCGGGCACCGGTCGGCATCTGGTTCTGGGCCGACAGCCGCCAGCAGCTATCGGGATTGTCGCTGGCGCTGATGGCCTTACTGCTCGCGCTCGCGGTCAATGTCGGCGTCGGCACCATGGTGGACAGCTTCAGCCGCACCTTCCTGGTCTGGCTCGACGGCCGCCTCGCCGCCGACGTCTATATCAGCGCCGCCAGCGATACCCAGGCCAAGGAGATCAAGGCCTGGCTGCGCGACCGGCCGGAGATCGAGGCGATCCTGCCCGGCGGCCGCGCCGACACGCAATTCGGCGGCGCGCCGATCGAGGTGCTCGGCCTGCCCGACCACTCGACCTATCGCGACAACTGGCCGCTGCTGGAGAGCACCGCCAATGCCTGGGTCAGGCTGCGCCCCGGCGATACTTGTCTGGTCAGCGAGCAATTGGCGCGACGGATGAAGCTCGGCCTCGGCGATCACATCGACGTCCCCGCCCCCGGCGGCAACTGGCCGCTCGAGATCGTCGGCATCTATGCCGATTACGGCAACCCGAAGGGCCAGATCGCGGTCAACTTCGCCGCGCTGACGCGCCGCTTCCCGCAGACGCCGCAGACCCGGCTCGGGCTCCGCGTCGCGCCGGATCGCATCGCGCCGCTGATCACGGCGTTGCAGGAGAAGTTCGGTCTCGACGACCGCAGCGTTGCCGACCAGGCGACGATGAAGCGGGAGTCCAAACGTATCTTCAATCGCACCTTCTCGGTGACCGCGGCGCTCAACGCCTTCACGCTCGGCGTCGCCGGCATCGCGCTCTTGACCAGCCTGCTCACACTCGCCAATTCGCGGCTGCCGCAACTGGCGCCGCTGTGGGCAATCGGCCTGACGCGGCGGCGGCTCGCGGCGCTCGAACTGTTGAAGACCATGGCCGTCGCATTGATCACCGCGCTGTTCGCGCTGCCGCTCGGCCTGCTGGTGGCGTGGTGCCTGCTTGCGATCGTCAATGTGAAAGCGTTCGGCTGGCGGCTGCCGTTCCACGTGTTCCCGCTGCAACTGATCGAGCTGCTCGCGGTGGCGATGGCCGCCGCGCTCTGTGCCGCCGCGCTCCCGGTCGCCAGGCTGGCCCGCATGCAGCCGGCCAGCCTGATCAGGATCTTCGTCAATGAGCGCTAG